In a single window of the Candidatus Methylacidiphilales bacterium genome:
- the lhgO gene encoding L-2-hydroxyglutarate oxidase — protein sequence MKKSFEMAVIGGGIVGLGTALALLKKRPSCRLVLFEKEKSCGTHQSTHNSGVLHAGLYYKPGSLKARLAVEGIRRMTAFCAEHAVPHEICGKVVVATNPEEIIRLNALYDRGQQNGLSGLRLLSQPELLQREPHAAGQAALLVPEEGIVDYESVCAALVAEIRQLGGEIATSSRVLKATEHHSEWILQTTSGDYAASFLINCAGLHSDRVATLSGEKPDSRIIPFRGEYYKLKPSAFHLVNHLIYPVPDPTFPFLGVHFTRLIHGGIEAGPNAVLALAREGYRKTDIHLRDLAGSLAYKGLWKFLFRHPSMCWQEWAQSLSPTLFVRALQKLVPSIQLSDIEPGGAGVRAQAMGGDGTLVQDFALIARPRALHVLNAPSPAATASLSIGEEIARRVLD from the coding sequence ATGAAAAAGTCTTTTGAAATGGCGGTGATCGGCGGGGGAATCGTGGGTTTGGGCACCGCTCTGGCCCTGTTGAAGAAGCGACCTTCTTGCCGCCTGGTCCTCTTTGAAAAAGAAAAATCCTGCGGCACCCACCAAAGTACGCACAACAGCGGCGTCCTCCACGCCGGATTGTATTACAAACCCGGATCCCTCAAGGCCCGGCTGGCCGTGGAGGGCATACGTAGAATGACCGCATTCTGCGCTGAGCATGCCGTCCCCCACGAGATTTGTGGCAAAGTGGTGGTGGCGACGAATCCGGAGGAAATCATCCGACTCAACGCCCTCTATGACCGCGGGCAACAAAATGGTTTGTCCGGACTCCGGTTGCTCTCCCAACCCGAGTTATTGCAACGCGAACCCCACGCAGCCGGCCAGGCCGCCCTCCTGGTTCCAGAGGAAGGCATTGTGGACTATGAATCCGTTTGCGCCGCCCTGGTCGCGGAGATCCGGCAACTCGGCGGTGAAATCGCGACTTCGTCACGGGTGCTAAAGGCCACGGAACATCACTCGGAATGGATATTGCAAACCACCTCCGGGGACTACGCTGCCTCGTTTCTCATCAATTGCGCAGGCCTGCATTCGGATCGCGTGGCCACCCTCTCCGGAGAAAAACCGGATTCCCGGATCATTCCCTTCAGGGGCGAGTACTACAAACTTAAACCTTCGGCTTTCCACTTGGTCAACCACCTCATCTATCCGGTTCCCGACCCCACATTCCCTTTTTTGGGGGTTCACTTCACCCGGCTCATCCACGGAGGCATCGAAGCCGGACCCAATGCAGTCCTGGCCCTGGCCCGCGAAGGCTACCGCAAGACCGACATCCATCTCCGAGATCTGGCCGGGTCCCTGGCCTATAAGGGTCTTTGGAAGTTTTTATTCCGGCACCCATCCATGTGCTGGCAGGAATGGGCCCAATCGCTCAGCCCCACTCTTTTTGTCAGGGCTCTGCAAAAACTGGTTCCGAGTATCCAGCTTTCCGACATCGAACCGGGCGGCGCGGGCGTTCGGGCCCAAGCCATGGGCGGAGACGGAACCCTGGTGCAGGATTTTGCCCTCATCGCACGTCCCCGAGCCCTCCACGTCCTGAACGCCCCCAGCCCGGCAGCCACCGCATCTTTGTCCATCGGAGAGGAAATCGCCCGCCGAGTTCTCGACTGA
- a CDS encoding glycosyltransferase, translating into MKVLVSAIACNPYAGSEGAYGWRACRALAEDHEIYVITSGDNAAPLERARSEGLIPTNLHFRFLGRQAKCSENRMVARLQSWKGYMDFNAAILPEASRWHAEVGFDLSHLVTYTTWRVGCDLWRLPVPLVWGPISGTEVFPSSCYGILSPSAYLFEQFRRLSGVWSRFNPGVRATARHAAVVPVTHGQALEALVPLRGRAEGVFVFCNVFFADAHIAQLRRPGTSSPPLGPLRIFGSGNLEGRKGVAIALHALAQLKARGLRFSYTITSRGPELEHLVALAARLGLEREVSIGNTLSREDFFKTLQSSDIYLLPSLREGAGQTMMEAMLAGCAPVVADWCGPSEIVTEDCGIKIPVTRPETMASAIAEAILDLDQDRVRLMQLGNQASKRIAENYNEATYREQTRLCYEMALGLKDSKIAKS; encoded by the coding sequence ATGAAAGTCCTCGTTTCGGCCATCGCCTGCAATCCCTACGCGGGCTCCGAAGGGGCCTATGGTTGGCGTGCCTGCCGGGCCTTGGCGGAAGATCATGAAATCTATGTCATCACTTCTGGCGACAACGCCGCACCCCTGGAGCGGGCCCGCAGTGAGGGCTTGATCCCGACGAACCTTCATTTCCGATTTCTCGGCCGACAGGCCAAGTGTTCGGAGAACCGGATGGTGGCACGGCTCCAAAGCTGGAAGGGTTACATGGATTTCAACGCCGCAATCCTTCCCGAGGCCAGCCGATGGCACGCGGAGGTGGGTTTCGATCTTTCCCACCTCGTCACGTACACCACCTGGAGGGTGGGATGTGACCTGTGGCGGTTGCCCGTTCCACTGGTCTGGGGGCCGATCAGCGGAACTGAAGTTTTTCCTTCGAGTTGCTATGGGATCCTCAGTCCATCGGCGTACTTGTTCGAGCAGTTCCGTCGTCTGTCCGGAGTGTGGAGCCGGTTCAACCCAGGGGTGAGGGCCACTGCCCGCCATGCCGCGGTGGTGCCGGTGACCCATGGACAGGCCTTGGAGGCTTTGGTCCCCCTGCGAGGAAGGGCGGAGGGCGTGTTTGTCTTCTGCAATGTTTTCTTTGCTGATGCGCATATCGCGCAATTGCGTCGTCCGGGAACATCATCTCCCCCCCTGGGTCCGCTGCGAATTTTTGGCAGCGGCAACCTCGAAGGGCGCAAAGGCGTGGCCATTGCCCTCCACGCCCTGGCCCAGTTGAAAGCCCGGGGGCTGCGTTTTTCTTATACCATCACCAGCCGCGGTCCGGAACTGGAGCATCTGGTGGCCTTGGCCGCACGATTGGGTTTGGAGCGCGAGGTGTCGATCGGGAACACCCTGTCCCGCGAGGATTTTTTCAAAACCCTTCAATCCTCCGACATTTACCTTCTGCCCAGCCTGAGGGAAGGGGCGGGGCAAACCATGATGGAAGCGATGCTGGCCGGTTGTGCCCCGGTGGTGGCGGATTGGTGCGGGCCTTCGGAGATCGTCACGGAGGATTGTGGCATCAAGATTCCCGTGACCCGGCCCGAGACCATGGCGTCGGCGATCGCGGAGGCGATCCTGGATCTCGATCAGGATCGGGTCCGGCTCATGCAATTGGGAAACCAGGCGAGCAAACGGATTGCCGAGAATTACAACGAAGCCACCTATCGCGAACAGACCCGGCTCTGCTACGAAATGGCGCTGGGGTTGAAAGATTCTAAAATAGCGAAAAGCTGA